The Primulina tabacum isolate GXHZ01 chromosome 7, ASM2559414v2, whole genome shotgun sequence genome includes a window with the following:
- the LOC142552147 gene encoding putative lysophospholipase BODYGUARD 3 isoform X1 — MEMKNQIQKFSTMAGTSLNEIMSFLVFALFDILDFVLCYVYRVADFLIESECKPCYCSSSKEVITRSGKILVSEQGESKIVRLTCSKLQLEEISDTLYTRPSLVSEVSKSTVTRNPSRKTRRRVGTVRPTYTVNSTIIEMLQAQQTFPVPRWSDCNCKTCTSWTSSREETLFVKADGAIADNVQEDVLFIHGFISSSAFWSETLYPNFSKSAKSKYRLLAVDLLGFGRSPKPTDSLYTLREHVDMIERSVMEPYKVKCFHIVAHSLGCILALALAVNHPTSVKSLTLLAPPYFPTPKGEQATQYMMRRIAPRRVWPLIGLGASMACWYEHISRTICLLICKNHRLWEFLAKLFTRNRIRTYLMEGFFLHTHNAAWHTLHNIICGTAGKIEGYIDEVKNRLKCDVAIFHGRDDELIPVECSYNMRSRIPRANLKVIEDKDHITIVVGRQKAFARELEAIWRNASF, encoded by the exons ATGGAGATGAAGAATCAAATCCAAAAGTTCTCAACAATGGCAGGGACGTCCCTGAATGAAATCATGAGTTTCCTCGTTTTTGCTCTATTTGACATCCTGGATTTCGTGTTGTGCTACGTGTACAGGGTCGCTGATTTCTTGATCGAGTCAGAATGCAAGCCTTGTTATTGTTCATCTTCAAAAGAAGTGATCACAAGAAGTGGAAAGATCTTAGTCTCGGAGCAAGGCGAATCGAAAATTGTTCGATTGACCTGCAGCAAGCTGCAGCTGGAAGAAATCTCCGACACACTATACACTCGCCCGTCCCTTGTGTCCGAAGTCTCGAAATCTACGGTGACGAGAAATCCCTCAAGGAAAACGAGGAGACGAGTCGGGACGGTTCGACCGACTTACACCGTTAATTCGACTATCATCGAAATGCTGCAAGCGCAGCAAACGTTCCCCGTTCCCAGGTGGTCCGATTGCAATTGCAAAACTTGCACCTCGTGGACTTCGTCTAGGGAAGAGACTCTTTTTGTCAAAGCTGATGGAGCAATAG caGATAACGTGCAAGAAGATGTGCTATTCATCCATGGCTTCATATCATCATCTGCTTTCTGGAGTGAGacattatatccaaatttcTCCAAGTCCGCAAAATCCAAGTACAGATTACTGGCAGTGGACTTGCTAGGATTCGGGAGGAGCCCCAAGCCCACAGATTCTTTATACACTCTGAGGGAGCATGTGGACATGATCGAAAGGTCTGTAATGGAGCCATACAAAGTGAAATGTTTCCACATCGTGGCGCATTCGCTTGGCTGCATTTTGGCCCTTGCGCTTGCGGTGAACCATCCCACCTCCGTCAAGTCGCTGACGCTACTCGCACCG CCATATTTTCCGACACCCAAGGGCGAACAAGCGACACAATACATGATGAGAAGGATAGCCCCACGGCGCGTGTGGCCACTGATTGGCTTGGGCGCGTCCATGGCTTGCTGGTACGAGCATATTAGTCGGACCATTTGTCTTCTTATATGCAAAAATCACCGCTTGTGGGAATTTCTCGCCAAACTATTCACAAGAAACAG gatCAGAACATACTTGATGGAGGGTTTCTTCCTTCACACTCACAACGCTGCGTGGCATACATTACACAATATAATTTGTGGGACGGCTGGAAAAATCGAAGGATACATAGACGAGGTTAAAAATAGACTCAAGTGCGATGTCGCGATATTTCATGGCCGAGACGACGAACTGATCCCGGTGGAATGCAGTTACAACATGCGATCAAGAATCCCTAGAGCTAATCTTAAGGTTATCGAGGACAAGGATCACATTACCATTGTCGTAGGGAGGCAAAAGGCTTTTGCTAGAGAGCTCGAGGCAATTTGGAGAAATGCAAGTTTTTGA
- the LOC142552147 gene encoding putative lysophospholipase BODYGUARD 3 isoform X2: MEMKNQIQKFSTMAGTSLNEIMSFLVFALFDILDFVLCYVYRVADFLIESECKPCYCSSSKEVITRSGKILVSEQGESKIVRLTCSKLQLEEISDTLYTRPSLVSEVSKSTVTRNPSRKTRRRVGTVRPTYTVNSTIIEMLQAQQTFPVPRWSDCNCKTCTSWTSSREETLFVKADGAIDNVQEDVLFIHGFISSSAFWSETLYPNFSKSAKSKYRLLAVDLLGFGRSPKPTDSLYTLREHVDMIERSVMEPYKVKCFHIVAHSLGCILALALAVNHPTSVKSLTLLAPPYFPTPKGEQATQYMMRRIAPRRVWPLIGLGASMACWYEHISRTICLLICKNHRLWEFLAKLFTRNRIRTYLMEGFFLHTHNAAWHTLHNIICGTAGKIEGYIDEVKNRLKCDVAIFHGRDDELIPVECSYNMRSRIPRANLKVIEDKDHITIVVGRQKAFARELEAIWRNASF; the protein is encoded by the exons ATGGAGATGAAGAATCAAATCCAAAAGTTCTCAACAATGGCAGGGACGTCCCTGAATGAAATCATGAGTTTCCTCGTTTTTGCTCTATTTGACATCCTGGATTTCGTGTTGTGCTACGTGTACAGGGTCGCTGATTTCTTGATCGAGTCAGAATGCAAGCCTTGTTATTGTTCATCTTCAAAAGAAGTGATCACAAGAAGTGGAAAGATCTTAGTCTCGGAGCAAGGCGAATCGAAAATTGTTCGATTGACCTGCAGCAAGCTGCAGCTGGAAGAAATCTCCGACACACTATACACTCGCCCGTCCCTTGTGTCCGAAGTCTCGAAATCTACGGTGACGAGAAATCCCTCAAGGAAAACGAGGAGACGAGTCGGGACGGTTCGACCGACTTACACCGTTAATTCGACTATCATCGAAATGCTGCAAGCGCAGCAAACGTTCCCCGTTCCCAGGTGGTCCGATTGCAATTGCAAAACTTGCACCTCGTGGACTTCGTCTAGGGAAGAGACTCTTTTTGTCAAAGCTGATGGAGCAATAG ATAACGTGCAAGAAGATGTGCTATTCATCCATGGCTTCATATCATCATCTGCTTTCTGGAGTGAGacattatatccaaatttcTCCAAGTCCGCAAAATCCAAGTACAGATTACTGGCAGTGGACTTGCTAGGATTCGGGAGGAGCCCCAAGCCCACAGATTCTTTATACACTCTGAGGGAGCATGTGGACATGATCGAAAGGTCTGTAATGGAGCCATACAAAGTGAAATGTTTCCACATCGTGGCGCATTCGCTTGGCTGCATTTTGGCCCTTGCGCTTGCGGTGAACCATCCCACCTCCGTCAAGTCGCTGACGCTACTCGCACCG CCATATTTTCCGACACCCAAGGGCGAACAAGCGACACAATACATGATGAGAAGGATAGCCCCACGGCGCGTGTGGCCACTGATTGGCTTGGGCGCGTCCATGGCTTGCTGGTACGAGCATATTAGTCGGACCATTTGTCTTCTTATATGCAAAAATCACCGCTTGTGGGAATTTCTCGCCAAACTATTCACAAGAAACAG gatCAGAACATACTTGATGGAGGGTTTCTTCCTTCACACTCACAACGCTGCGTGGCATACATTACACAATATAATTTGTGGGACGGCTGGAAAAATCGAAGGATACATAGACGAGGTTAAAAATAGACTCAAGTGCGATGTCGCGATATTTCATGGCCGAGACGACGAACTGATCCCGGTGGAATGCAGTTACAACATGCGATCAAGAATCCCTAGAGCTAATCTTAAGGTTATCGAGGACAAGGATCACATTACCATTGTCGTAGGGAGGCAAAAGGCTTTTGCTAGAGAGCTCGAGGCAATTTGGAGAAATGCAAGTTTTTGA